A DNA window from Malus domestica chromosome 12, GDT2T_hap1 contains the following coding sequences:
- the LOC114820094 gene encoding growth-regulating factor 3 isoform X2 produces the protein MDFHLEQWRTQQHESEEQHSAKIPKLDLDPHQNSELPSAGYALPLFVPEPNTKILSAAFSESSPATSRFPKMGSYFSLSQWQELELQALIFRYMVAGAAVPPELLQPIRKSLHSAPYFLHHPLQQFPHLQPALLQSGYWGRAAMDPEPTRCRRTDGKKWRCSRDVVAGQKYCERHVHRGRNRSRKPVEVATTTTAATTTAGGGGSGTSLNNATTVTNTSATGTHFALSGSSSSPSIDLLHLNQSSSEAKPENMSLFGPCSEVFASAKSDSHVLRPFFDDWPGKLQELDNARSNASSMNSATSLSISIRGTTSSDVSLKLSTGNGVEPGHQDSHAERGQPHLNWPAGWATNQMASMGGPLAEALRSSSNSNSSPTSVLHRLPRASASEASFIST, from the exons atggACTTTCACCTTGAGCAATGGAGAACCCAGCAGCATGAGTCAGAGGAACAACATTCTGCAAAGATACCAAAACTTGACCTTGATCCCCATCAAAACTCAGAGCTTCCATCTGCTGGGTATGCTCTCCCTCTGTTTGTTCCTGAACCCAACACCAAAATCCTGTCAGCAGCATTTTCTGAATCCTCACCTGCCACCTCCAGATTTCCCA AAATGGGAAGCTATTTCAGCTTGTCACAGTGGCAGGAGCTGGAGCTGCAGGCTTTGATATTCAGGTACATGGTGGCCGGTGCGGCTGTTCCTCCGGAGCTTCTTCAGCCAATCAGGAAAAGCCTCCATTCTGCTCCTTATTTCCTCCACCACCCTCTCCAACAGTTCCCTCACCTTCAACCTGCTT TGTTGCAATCAGGGTATTGGGGAAGAGCTGCCATGGATCCGGAGCCAACGAGGTGCAGGAGGACAGATGGGAAGAAATGGCGGTGCTCGAGAGATGTGGTTGCAGGTCAGAAGTACTGTGAGCGCCATGTGCACCGTGGCAGAAACCGTTCAAGAAAGCCTGTGGAAGTTGCCACCACAACCACCGCCGCCACCACTACCGCTGGTGGCGGAGGGAGTGGCACTAGTCTTAATAATGCTACCACCGTCACCAATACATCCGCTACTGGGACCCATTTCGCTCTTTCTGGGTCTTCATCATCCCCTTCGATTGATCTTCTTCATCTCAACCAAAG TTCTTCAGAGGCCAAACCTGAGAATATGAGCCTCTTCGGGCCCTGCAGTGAGGTCTTCGCTAGTGCAAAATCCGACAGCCATGTGTTGAGGCCCTTTTTTGATGACTGGCCGGGGAAGCTTCAAGAACTCGACAATGCAAGAAGCAATGCTAGCTCAATGAACTCGGCCACCAGCCTCTCCATTTCGATACGTGGAACTACCTCATCGGATGTGTCGTTGAAATTGTCTACTGGCAATGGGGTCGAGCCAGGCCACCAGGACAGCCATGCTGAGCGTGGGCAACCACATTTGAATTGGCCAGCCGGGTGGGCAACAAACCAAATGGCTTCCATGGGAGGACCACTTGCAGAGGCCCTGCGGTCCTCTTCCAACTCCAATTCGTCGCCAACCAGCGTCTTACATCGGTTGCCCCGCGCCTCTGCCTCCGAAGCTAGCTTCATCAGCACTTGA
- the LOC114820094 gene encoding growth-regulating factor 3 isoform X1: MDFHLEQWRTQQHESEEQHSAKIPKLDLDPHQNSELPSAGYALPLFVPEPNTKILSAAFSESSPATSRFPKEMGSYFSLSQWQELELQALIFRYMVAGAAVPPELLQPIRKSLHSAPYFLHHPLQQFPHLQPALLQSGYWGRAAMDPEPTRCRRTDGKKWRCSRDVVAGQKYCERHVHRGRNRSRKPVEVATTTTAATTTAGGGGSGTSLNNATTVTNTSATGTHFALSGSSSSPSIDLLHLNQSSSEAKPENMSLFGPCSEVFASAKSDSHVLRPFFDDWPGKLQELDNARSNASSMNSATSLSISIRGTTSSDVSLKLSTGNGVEPGHQDSHAERGQPHLNWPAGWATNQMASMGGPLAEALRSSSNSNSSPTSVLHRLPRASASEASFIST; the protein is encoded by the exons atggACTTTCACCTTGAGCAATGGAGAACCCAGCAGCATGAGTCAGAGGAACAACATTCTGCAAAGATACCAAAACTTGACCTTGATCCCCATCAAAACTCAGAGCTTCCATCTGCTGGGTATGCTCTCCCTCTGTTTGTTCCTGAACCCAACACCAAAATCCTGTCAGCAGCATTTTCTGAATCCTCACCTGCCACCTCCAGATTTCCCA AAGAAATGGGAAGCTATTTCAGCTTGTCACAGTGGCAGGAGCTGGAGCTGCAGGCTTTGATATTCAGGTACATGGTGGCCGGTGCGGCTGTTCCTCCGGAGCTTCTTCAGCCAATCAGGAAAAGCCTCCATTCTGCTCCTTATTTCCTCCACCACCCTCTCCAACAGTTCCCTCACCTTCAACCTGCTT TGTTGCAATCAGGGTATTGGGGAAGAGCTGCCATGGATCCGGAGCCAACGAGGTGCAGGAGGACAGATGGGAAGAAATGGCGGTGCTCGAGAGATGTGGTTGCAGGTCAGAAGTACTGTGAGCGCCATGTGCACCGTGGCAGAAACCGTTCAAGAAAGCCTGTGGAAGTTGCCACCACAACCACCGCCGCCACCACTACCGCTGGTGGCGGAGGGAGTGGCACTAGTCTTAATAATGCTACCACCGTCACCAATACATCCGCTACTGGGACCCATTTCGCTCTTTCTGGGTCTTCATCATCCCCTTCGATTGATCTTCTTCATCTCAACCAAAG TTCTTCAGAGGCCAAACCTGAGAATATGAGCCTCTTCGGGCCCTGCAGTGAGGTCTTCGCTAGTGCAAAATCCGACAGCCATGTGTTGAGGCCCTTTTTTGATGACTGGCCGGGGAAGCTTCAAGAACTCGACAATGCAAGAAGCAATGCTAGCTCAATGAACTCGGCCACCAGCCTCTCCATTTCGATACGTGGAACTACCTCATCGGATGTGTCGTTGAAATTGTCTACTGGCAATGGGGTCGAGCCAGGCCACCAGGACAGCCATGCTGAGCGTGGGCAACCACATTTGAATTGGCCAGCCGGGTGGGCAACAAACCAAATGGCTTCCATGGGAGGACCACTTGCAGAGGCCCTGCGGTCCTCTTCCAACTCCAATTCGTCGCCAACCAGCGTCTTACATCGGTTGCCCCGCGCCTCTGCCTCCGAAGCTAGCTTCATCAGCACTTGA
- the LOC114820093 gene encoding 1,4-alpha-glucan-branching enzyme 2-2, chloroplastic/amyloplastic isoform X1 yields MVSTLSGIRFPLLPSAYTSHSSFNGDRRTSGLSLFLSNTSSSRKIFVGKPSYDSNLPSLAVTASKKMLVPDSQSDGSSSLKKEQSGAASTVPEDPQVIQDVDNVAKEDEEKLEDAPSLVVANVDDAEAKVEDTPRPLEVKASTATNKATGKTIPPPGNGQKIYEIDSLLVGHRDHLDYRYRQYKRLREEIDKYEGGLEVFSRGYEKFGFTRSAEGITYREWAPGAKSASLIGDFNNWNTNADVMTQNDLGVWEIFLPNNADGSPAIPHGSRVKVRMDTPSGIKDSIPAWIKFSIQAPGEIPYNGIYYDPPEEEKYVFQHSQPSRPKSLRIYEAHVGMSSTEPKINTFAEFRDDVLPRIKKLGYNAVQLMAIQEHSYYASFGYHVTNFFAPSSRCGTPDDLKSLIDKAHELGLLVLMDIVHSHASNNTLDGLNMFDGTDSHYFHSGSRGYHWMWDSRLFNYGSWEVLRYLLSNARWWLEEYKFDGFRFDGVTSMMYTHHGLEVAFTGNYSEYFGLATDVDAVTYLMLVNDLIHGLYPEAVTIGEDVSGMPTFCVPVEDGGVGFDYRLHMAIADKWIELLQKMDEQWQMGDIVFTLTNRRWGENCVAYAESHDQALVGDKTIAFWLMDKDMYDFMALDRPSTPLIDRGIALHKMIRLITMGLGGEGYLNFMGNEFGHPEWIDFPRGVQHLPNGKIVPGNNNSFDKCRRRFDLGDAEYLRYHGMQEFDRAMQHLEETYGFMTSEHQYISRKDEGDKIIVFERGDLVFVFNFHWSNSYSDHRVGCLKPGKYKIVLDSDEKLFGGFDRIDHSAEYFTTDGWFDERPHSFLLYAPCRTAVVYAFIEGPKKADIRL; encoded by the exons atggtCTCGACTCTCTCGGGGATTCGCTTCCCTCTCCTACCTTCCGCCTACACCTCGCATTCCAGCTTCAATGGCGATCGGAGGACCTCCggcctctctctcttcctctccaacACCTCCTCCTCTC GGAAGATCTTTGTTGGAAAGCCTTCGTATGATTCTAATTTGCCATCTTTAGCGGTTACTGCATCGAAGAAAATGCTTGTTCCTGACAGCCAGAGTGATGGCTCTTCGTCTTTGAAGAAGGAGCAGTCGGGAGCTGCAAGTACAGTTCCAGAGGATCCTCAG GTGATTCAGGACGTAGATAATGTAGCAAAGGAAGATGAAGAGAAGCTTGAGGATGCCCCTTCATTAGTTGTGGCCAATGTTGATGACGCTGAAGCCAAGGTTGAGGACACACCTCGTCCCTTAGAAGTGAAAGCAAGTACTGCTACAAACAAAGCAACAGGAAAGACAATTCCACCGCCTGGCAATGGGCAAAAGATATATGAAATAGATTCACTTTTGGTGGGTCACCGTGATCACCTTGATTACCG TTATAGACAATACAAAAGGCTGCGTGAGGAGATTGACAAGTACGAAGGTGGTTTAGAGGTGTTTTCTCGTGGCTATGAGAAGTTTGGCTTCACACGCAG TGCCGAAGGTATCACTTATAGGGAGTGGGCACCTGGAGCAAAG TCAGCATCACTGATTGGAGATTTCAACAATTGGAACACGAATGCAGATGTGATGACTCAG AATGACTTGGGAGTCTGGGAGATCTTTTTGCCAAACAATGCAGATGGCTCACCTGCAATTCCCCATGGTTCTCGAGTGAAG GTCCGTATGGATACTCCTTCAGGCATCAAAGACTCGATTCCTGCTTGGATCAAGTTTTCCATACAGGCTCCAGGTGAAATCCCATACAATGGCATATACTATGATCCACCAGAAGAG GAAAAGTATGTATTTCAACATTCTCAGCCGAGTAGACCAAAATCACTTCGCATTTATGAGGCACATGTTGGAATGAGTAGCACG GAGCCCAAAATTAACACGTTTGCTGAATTCAGAGATGATGTGCTTCCACGCATTAAAAAACTTGGTTACAATGCTGTTCAACTCATGGCTATTCAAGAGCACTCCTACTATGCTAGCTTTGG GTACCATGTCACCAATTTTTTTGCTCCTAGCAGCCGCTGTGGAACCCCTGACGATCTGAAGTCTCTAATAGATAAAGCTCATGAGCTTGGTCTGCTTGTACTCATGGATATTGTTCACAG CCATGCATCAAATAACACATTGGATGGTTTGAACATGTTTGATGGAACCGATAGTCATTACTTCCACTCTGGGTCTCGAGGATATCATTGGATGTGGGATTCCCGCTTGTTTAATTATGGAAGCTGGGAG GTTTTGAGGTATCTTCTTTCCAATGCAAGGTGGTGGCTGGAAGAATACAAGTTCGATGGGTTCAGATTTGATGGTGTGACTTCAATGATGTACACTCACCATGGATTGGAG GTAGCATTCACTGGAAATTACAGTGAGTACTTTGGGTTAGCAACCGATGTAGATGCTGTTACTTACCTGATGCTGGTTAACGATTTGATTCATGGGCTCTACCCTGAAGCTGTTACCATTGGTGAAGAT GTTAGTGGAATGCCAACATTCTGTGTTCCTGTTGAAGATGGTggtgttggatttgattatcgCCTGCATATGGCTATTGCTGATAAATGGATTGAGCTCCTCCA GAAAATGGATGAACAGTGGCAAATGGGTGATATTGTTTTCACACTCACCAACAGAAGGTGGGGGGAGAATTGTGTTGCTTATGCCGAAAGTCATGACCAAGCTCTTGTTGGTGACAAAACAATTGCATTTTGGCTGATGGACAAG GATATGTATGATTTCATGGCTCTGGATAGACCATCAACTCCCCTTATAGATCGTGGAATAGCATTACATAAAATGATTAGGCTTATTACTATGGGATTAGGCGGAGAAGGATATCTGAATTTCATGGGAAATGAATTTGGACATCCTG AGTGGATTGATTTTCCAAGAGGCGTTCAACATCTTCCAAATGGAAAAATAGTCCCTGGGAACAATAACAGTTTTGACAAATGCCGACGTAGATTTGATCTT GGGGATGCAGAGTATCTAAGATATCATGGAATGCAAGAATTTGATCGAGCGATGCAACATCTTGAAGAAACCTATGGT TTCATGACTTCTGAGCATCAATACATATCACGCAAGGATGAAGGAGACAAAATTATCGTCTTTGAAAGGGGTGACCTGGTTTTTGTCTTCAATTTTCATTGGAGTAACAGCTATTCAGACCACCGAGTTGGCTGCTTAAAGCCAGGAAAGTATAAG ATTGTCTTGGATTCAGATGAAAAGTTATTCGGAGGCTTCGATAGGATTGATCACAGTGCTGAGTACTTCACTACT GATGGGTGGTTCGATGAGCGGCCTCATTCTTTCCTACTGTATGCACCTTGTAGAACAGCCGTGGTCTACGCCTTCATAGAGGGACCTAAAAAGGCTGATATCCGACTCTAA
- the LOC114820093 gene encoding 1,4-alpha-glucan-branching enzyme 2-2, chloroplastic/amyloplastic isoform X2, producing the protein MVSTLSGIRFPLLPSAYTSHSSFNGDRRTSGLSLFLSNTSSSRKIFVGKPSYDSNLPSLAVTASKKMLVPDSQSDGSSSLKKEQSGAASTVPEDPQDVDNVAKEDEEKLEDAPSLVVANVDDAEAKVEDTPRPLEVKASTATNKATGKTIPPPGNGQKIYEIDSLLVGHRDHLDYRYRQYKRLREEIDKYEGGLEVFSRGYEKFGFTRSAEGITYREWAPGAKSASLIGDFNNWNTNADVMTQNDLGVWEIFLPNNADGSPAIPHGSRVKVRMDTPSGIKDSIPAWIKFSIQAPGEIPYNGIYYDPPEEEKYVFQHSQPSRPKSLRIYEAHVGMSSTEPKINTFAEFRDDVLPRIKKLGYNAVQLMAIQEHSYYASFGYHVTNFFAPSSRCGTPDDLKSLIDKAHELGLLVLMDIVHSHASNNTLDGLNMFDGTDSHYFHSGSRGYHWMWDSRLFNYGSWEVLRYLLSNARWWLEEYKFDGFRFDGVTSMMYTHHGLEVAFTGNYSEYFGLATDVDAVTYLMLVNDLIHGLYPEAVTIGEDVSGMPTFCVPVEDGGVGFDYRLHMAIADKWIELLQKMDEQWQMGDIVFTLTNRRWGENCVAYAESHDQALVGDKTIAFWLMDKDMYDFMALDRPSTPLIDRGIALHKMIRLITMGLGGEGYLNFMGNEFGHPEWIDFPRGVQHLPNGKIVPGNNNSFDKCRRRFDLGDAEYLRYHGMQEFDRAMQHLEETYGFMTSEHQYISRKDEGDKIIVFERGDLVFVFNFHWSNSYSDHRVGCLKPGKYKIVLDSDEKLFGGFDRIDHSAEYFTTDGWFDERPHSFLLYAPCRTAVVYAFIEGPKKADIRL; encoded by the exons atggtCTCGACTCTCTCGGGGATTCGCTTCCCTCTCCTACCTTCCGCCTACACCTCGCATTCCAGCTTCAATGGCGATCGGAGGACCTCCggcctctctctcttcctctccaacACCTCCTCCTCTC GGAAGATCTTTGTTGGAAAGCCTTCGTATGATTCTAATTTGCCATCTTTAGCGGTTACTGCATCGAAGAAAATGCTTGTTCCTGACAGCCAGAGTGATGGCTCTTCGTCTTTGAAGAAGGAGCAGTCGGGAGCTGCAAGTACAGTTCCAGAGGATCCTCAG GACGTAGATAATGTAGCAAAGGAAGATGAAGAGAAGCTTGAGGATGCCCCTTCATTAGTTGTGGCCAATGTTGATGACGCTGAAGCCAAGGTTGAGGACACACCTCGTCCCTTAGAAGTGAAAGCAAGTACTGCTACAAACAAAGCAACAGGAAAGACAATTCCACCGCCTGGCAATGGGCAAAAGATATATGAAATAGATTCACTTTTGGTGGGTCACCGTGATCACCTTGATTACCG TTATAGACAATACAAAAGGCTGCGTGAGGAGATTGACAAGTACGAAGGTGGTTTAGAGGTGTTTTCTCGTGGCTATGAGAAGTTTGGCTTCACACGCAG TGCCGAAGGTATCACTTATAGGGAGTGGGCACCTGGAGCAAAG TCAGCATCACTGATTGGAGATTTCAACAATTGGAACACGAATGCAGATGTGATGACTCAG AATGACTTGGGAGTCTGGGAGATCTTTTTGCCAAACAATGCAGATGGCTCACCTGCAATTCCCCATGGTTCTCGAGTGAAG GTCCGTATGGATACTCCTTCAGGCATCAAAGACTCGATTCCTGCTTGGATCAAGTTTTCCATACAGGCTCCAGGTGAAATCCCATACAATGGCATATACTATGATCCACCAGAAGAG GAAAAGTATGTATTTCAACATTCTCAGCCGAGTAGACCAAAATCACTTCGCATTTATGAGGCACATGTTGGAATGAGTAGCACG GAGCCCAAAATTAACACGTTTGCTGAATTCAGAGATGATGTGCTTCCACGCATTAAAAAACTTGGTTACAATGCTGTTCAACTCATGGCTATTCAAGAGCACTCCTACTATGCTAGCTTTGG GTACCATGTCACCAATTTTTTTGCTCCTAGCAGCCGCTGTGGAACCCCTGACGATCTGAAGTCTCTAATAGATAAAGCTCATGAGCTTGGTCTGCTTGTACTCATGGATATTGTTCACAG CCATGCATCAAATAACACATTGGATGGTTTGAACATGTTTGATGGAACCGATAGTCATTACTTCCACTCTGGGTCTCGAGGATATCATTGGATGTGGGATTCCCGCTTGTTTAATTATGGAAGCTGGGAG GTTTTGAGGTATCTTCTTTCCAATGCAAGGTGGTGGCTGGAAGAATACAAGTTCGATGGGTTCAGATTTGATGGTGTGACTTCAATGATGTACACTCACCATGGATTGGAG GTAGCATTCACTGGAAATTACAGTGAGTACTTTGGGTTAGCAACCGATGTAGATGCTGTTACTTACCTGATGCTGGTTAACGATTTGATTCATGGGCTCTACCCTGAAGCTGTTACCATTGGTGAAGAT GTTAGTGGAATGCCAACATTCTGTGTTCCTGTTGAAGATGGTggtgttggatttgattatcgCCTGCATATGGCTATTGCTGATAAATGGATTGAGCTCCTCCA GAAAATGGATGAACAGTGGCAAATGGGTGATATTGTTTTCACACTCACCAACAGAAGGTGGGGGGAGAATTGTGTTGCTTATGCCGAAAGTCATGACCAAGCTCTTGTTGGTGACAAAACAATTGCATTTTGGCTGATGGACAAG GATATGTATGATTTCATGGCTCTGGATAGACCATCAACTCCCCTTATAGATCGTGGAATAGCATTACATAAAATGATTAGGCTTATTACTATGGGATTAGGCGGAGAAGGATATCTGAATTTCATGGGAAATGAATTTGGACATCCTG AGTGGATTGATTTTCCAAGAGGCGTTCAACATCTTCCAAATGGAAAAATAGTCCCTGGGAACAATAACAGTTTTGACAAATGCCGACGTAGATTTGATCTT GGGGATGCAGAGTATCTAAGATATCATGGAATGCAAGAATTTGATCGAGCGATGCAACATCTTGAAGAAACCTATGGT TTCATGACTTCTGAGCATCAATACATATCACGCAAGGATGAAGGAGACAAAATTATCGTCTTTGAAAGGGGTGACCTGGTTTTTGTCTTCAATTTTCATTGGAGTAACAGCTATTCAGACCACCGAGTTGGCTGCTTAAAGCCAGGAAAGTATAAG ATTGTCTTGGATTCAGATGAAAAGTTATTCGGAGGCTTCGATAGGATTGATCACAGTGCTGAGTACTTCACTACT GATGGGTGGTTCGATGAGCGGCCTCATTCTTTCCTACTGTATGCACCTTGTAGAACAGCCGTGGTCTACGCCTTCATAGAGGGACCTAAAAAGGCTGATATCCGACTCTAA
- the LOC103424253 gene encoding tyrosine-protein phosphatase RLPH2-like: MSDPKAKPRIVCCIGDTHGFHTKLQNLWSNLQSAIDPSDFSTALIIFLGDYCDRGPDTKKVIDFLVSLPSRYPNQKHVFLTGNHDLAFAAFVGVLPPPPDGSEFSDGWKEYEDSEDREGWFKGDGYERMHLQGRRWGGKIKAKFNVAKGTEYKGSIYDAGPTFESYGVPHGSADLVKAVPDEHKKFLADMVWVHEEDDVCIETADGIKHSRLIAVHAGLEKDKDVKQQLAFLRARDTRVPKIQALSGRKNVWDIPKELTEKPTVVVSGHHGKLNIEGLRLIIDEGGGMAERPVAAVVLPSVKIVRDTDALTN; encoded by the exons ATGTCAGACCCAAAAGCAAAACCCAGAATAGTGTGCTGCATCGGCGACACCCATGGCTTCCACACCAAGCTCCAAAACCTCTGGTCCAATCTCCAATCCGCCATCGACCCATCAGATTTCTCCACCGCCCTCATCATTTTCCTCGGCGATTACTGCGACCGCGGCCCGGACACCAAAAAAGTCATCGACTTTCTCGTCTCCCTGCCCTCCAGGTACCCGAATCAGAAGCACGTCTTCCTCACCGGCAACCACGACCTGGCCTTCGCCGCCTTCGTGGGCGTCCTGCCGCCGCCTCCTGACGGGTCGGAGTTTTCCGATGGGTGGAAGGAGTATGAGGATAGCGAGGATAGAGAAGGGTGGTTCAAGGGAGATGGGTACGAGAGGATGCACTTGCAGGGGAGGAGATGGGGTGGCAAGATCAAGGCTAAGTTTAATGTGGCCAAAGGGACAGAGTACAAAGGGTCAATTTATGATGCTGGGCCCACATTTGAATCCTATGGGGTCCCACATGGTTCTGCTG ATTTGGTTAAGGCAGTTCCTGATGAACACAAGAAGTTTCTTGCTGATATGGTTTGGGTCCATGAAGAG GATGATGTCTGCATAGAGACTGCAGATGGAATCAAACACTCTAGATTGATTGCTGTCCATGCTGGTTTAGAGAAAGATAAAGATGTCAAACAGCAGTTGGCGTTTTTGCGAGCCAGAGACACCCGGGTGCCTAAGATACAGGCTCTGAGTGGGAGGAAGAATGTATGGGATATACCAAAG GAACTGACAGAGAAACCAACTGTTGTTGTAAGCGGTCATCACGGGAAACTTAACATTGAAGGCCTCAGACTGATCATCGATGAAGGCGGTGGTATGGCGGAAAGACCAGTGGCTGCAGTTGTGCTCCCCTCTGTGAAAATAGTCCGGGATACAGATGCGTTGACCAACTAG